CTGCATACATCAAAAAcccagaaagaaaacaaaaaacaatggAATCTTTGAGGGAGAATGCCTCAAAGTTGCTGACTGAGTTTCAAATGAGCAGTGTACTCAAAAGGTAGTTACTCATACACACCTACAGGCTGTTCTCAGCAGCAAGCAAGTAAGTGCATGCACATAAATATTGTAAGCATGCAATATGCAACAAGGAGTACATAAGGAACGACAGACAGTTAACTGATGTCACATTCCACCATTTCAAGGTTGATGAGGTCAAAACTTTACAAAAAGAAAGTTGAAATGACCAAGTACAGCGTTCGTattgctttattattattactattattattatcatcagtaTTGTCATTATTGGCAACTTTGGAGAAGGAACACTTTTAGTGGTCATACATTTATTGGCATGATTGTTGCCAATCATGACTGCAGTACAGTCTGTTCAGTTCGCACCCATTTAATGGACCGAATCCAAAACGTTTTGTACTTAGCAGTTATTTTGAACCCCTAATGTGTAAATATAGGAGCCAGGCTTAAAAACAccggagttatcctttaacatcGAATCACGGCCTTATATGGTTGATACGGCTAAAGCATTACCTGCAATGTGCCTATGTACACATACAGCAGACAAGAATCAGCGTCAGCATTCTTATGGAGTCGTGTTTGTGGCCACCTGATGTAAGTCCAACATTCATTATCCTTTCTTGTTCAATTTTTACTTCACTGTGGAATTACCAGAGCACTTTCACAGAGGGCTGAGAGTGAGtctaaacacacagatgtagGCCGTTAAGCCAAAACAATGGGCTGGAAGACACTAAAATGTCGAGTCTTGCTGCGGGGAACtgaaaaaatgtgatatttgataATTGGTCACTGCAAGCGACAACTCGGACACATTGTTACAGTGAAAGTAATCTTGAGCTTTCACTATAACAATGCTGATACTTTTTCGCTAAAGATGCAGTCTTACCAGCggcttcatcacctcctgcgTCGACATGCACGCTCCGTGGAGGCAGGTCCCGTTGAGTCCACAGGGGGTGCCGTCGGCCCAGGGAAGACTGCCGTTCTTTGTGGAGCACTGTGGCATCCCGTCCTCCTGACACCACAGCTGGCTGCAGATGTCACTGTCTGAGGTGTTGGGGCAGTGGACAAACTCCTCTCCAAAAATCTGCTGGCACTGCTGGTCTAAGCCGTACTTGGTGCCTGGCAGCTCTCTGGGTAATGGCATGGTACTCTCTGGGACATCCAGCAGGCAGTCCCCTGTGGTTACAATACAAGGCAACACTGTATGAGGCTGATTATATTGTGGTTTATGGAGATTATGGACTTTGCTGCACCGTGACAATTGTAGATGTGTTGCtctttgtgtgtggtgtgacaacagtggaaaaatattCGGGGCAAGTTGTGTCCTGactataaaaatgaataatttaaatctAACTAATGCAATGCACTTTTATAGACAGCCTAGTGCTCCGAATCTGGACATGTGACAGCTATTCTAAATCTGAATTTATTCATTGTTCCTCTAATGAGTCTTTATAACATTCAATACGGTTTTTGCTCTGGAGTTGTCAATGACGTCTGCAGTTCGGAATGAACGTTCTCGGCCACATGAGTTTTTGTTGGAGGCATTTTCCAACTGATAAAGAACATATTTTGCTGACACCAGCTGTTGCTTTTGGCTCAGGGGGTGAAGAACAGGAAGAAGTCCACTGTATGACTCAGTGGAAAAGAAGGTTCACTGATAGGTCTAGCAAGGATACAAACAATACAAGATGCACAACATGAGGAGGGTAGAGGGAGCAACTGAGGCGAGGCAACGAGGTCGAAacggagagagagtgaggagaggaggatgtggaAATCTAGGGCAAGATAAACTATCCCTACAACCCATAATTTGAAAGGAGTGACATGTTTAAGCAGGAAAGCCACGGTATGAACGTGAGAGGCATAACagtatgttttattcatttctgaATCAGCCCTAATAACAGAGCCACAGTGCCGTGGCAGACGTCCACCTTGGCAGGCGGTCTCTACAGGGCTGCTCAGTTTCTGATTTACTCAGGGTGTAATTTTTAACACGCTGGGGCGACAACCTGAAATATTTCCTACCATGTCCGTTGTCAAAGAACTCTGTGATGTAGAGAGCGCTGCACGGAGACCAAGGTGCAGTCTTGTTGAGGCTGACAAACAGAGGAGCCATCAGATAATGTCCTCCCTGATCCCCAAACAGCCTCTCACATGTCTTGGAGTCATCGTGAGGCATACTCAACACGTGACCTGCAACGATAATGATGTGACAATGATATGACAGTTCACAAAAGAGTGAATGACTGAAAAAGACTTTAAAGTTAAACTTAACACAGCTTGCCTATTACACAACATTTCAAAAGTGTTCTCATAAATCCTTCGCCCACAGCAGCCCACCCATATGACAACAAATGGGAGCTGACCGAGCTCATGCGCAGCTGTGAAGGCAGCTTGCAGGCCGTTGTCCTCGATAACTGAGCAGCTTCTCTTGGGATCGCACATCGTCCCGACATCGGCCACACCCAACGTGTCGCAGCTCTTCTGTCCGCAGATGTCCTGCAACACAAACCAACACGAACGACACTGAAACTGGAGCACTGAAGTCATGACGCTGCTGGTGACGTGAGATTTGAAAAGCTGATACCAACACCAACATATTCTGTTTAATTAAAGCTTTCAAAAGCAGATCTGGGGCAACATTTTGACCATTAGCGCTAGCTCTAAACAAATGTGCATTAGttcaaaatgtcagtgaaatgtaaaatgaaaatgtctgtttcaTATCAGAAGtggttaatgtgtgtgtatatgttctAGGCATGCTGTTATCACAGCAGCCATATGCTAGAAAGAATCATCATATGCCACGACAGCAACGTGCTACTAGTCAAAGGGAACTCAACAATGTCATACAGTATGCCAATAACAATTAGTCTGTGCCGGTGGAGAGTGTTGTCTTCCAGTGTAACATGAGTGACGTACCATTTGTGAGTGCCATAAACCAGTAGAGCCACAGCAAAATACCACAAACTGAGCACTGATATACGCCACTAGAAGAGGAGCTGCATACCATGAGCCACTTTTTGATCTTATTGCTTCCAAACACCTTCACAGTCACGGAACATTAAAACTCTCCACTGAAACCGAGAGAAAGCATTCTTGTGTTGCATCCAATTCAACTATTTCATTCAAATCAGTTCAGGTTAAGGTCTTGTCATGGACATCAGAGTAGTGTTGAGCAAATCCTTACTTAGCCTGTAATCAAACAATTTGTGACAACAACACAGTGGACAACAGAGTGGACTATCAAAGAGTTAAAGGCATTATTCTGtcaaacagtaaatatagaGGGTGCATGGGCAGCCCTGAGTGACTGTTGTATTAATCAAATAGGATGGCAAACATTCACTGTCTATTTATGTCCAgttgtttttctgccattttagaAGAAACAAATTGAAAACATGTTGCTCAGTGTTTCCgtcataaaacaaagcaaataaatatCCTCGGCATGCAGCTGTCCAACGCTGTGATGTGGGAAAATGAACAGTGTGGTGTATCAGAAATCTTTCCCTGCTCGAGAAGACGCCTGGCTGTGTAGGACGGAGACAGACGCGTCCGTGGCCTCATCTCAGCCCCAAAAAAACCACAAGGCAAAGCCCTCTGTGATTCAAAACACATCTGGACTTGGAGCTGCCGTTAGAGCATAGCTCAGCGTGTGTTTGTACACCTTGTTCCACAATAGCATCCATCACTCGTGTATGCAGACACGCAGACACAAAGCGAGAAGCGTGGGTCAAAGCACAAGCCACAGTATTGCATTTGCAGGCATGGAAGCACACGCATACAGTATAAGACCACAAAAATGCATGAGAAAAAATGTTTCCACTACATGCAACAGAGTGTAAGTTTTGAGTTTCACAACAGCCAGAAGTAGCAGCAGCCTTCTCTTCTGACTCTGGGATATATGGCACATATTTTCAACCCCGACCCGGCCGCACACTCAAGCTCTGACCATTTAAAGTGTCTTAATCATGTCAGGGCTGATTTGTGGCAGCACTAAAGTTAGCTCATCCACGAGGAGCCTTCCGTCCTCTACATTTCAAAGCACATCTCcgcagaaatggaaaaacaaacacaaaccaggTTTGCGTGAAAGATGAACACTGCAAAAGCCCACATGTTCAATTCATCATTTCCCTGATCCAGGGTCAGATTTACATGCTAATGTCATTCAGTAGGCGGATAAATGCAGAGCCTGTCATCAAATCGAGCAGCAACAAGGGCACTTAGCAATGAAAAATGTAACAATAGAGAAGTCACTGGCCTAATGCGTTATCTGCTGACACCTTTTCAACGTTCACATACCAGATGGAAGAAGGCAGCCAAATACAGCAGAATAAACCAATCACAACTAAAACCCTGACATCCTGTGAACTTATTTCCTGTCCAGCATCCATAAAGCACagtttgtttgctctctgttgACATTACCCCTGCTTGGAAAAGATTACAACTATTCCATCTCAAAGATCCCTTTCAGCACCCTTAATTTGCTCAAACGGCTAGGAAGACTTTCCCTGACCACGCCttgtttcatcttttctctAATCTCACACACTTGCCGATAGGTTGAAAAGAGCGAGATATAAATGGCCCAAAGCAAGGAACTCTTTCTCAGTCAGTACTCCCCACATTAAACACAACTGGTCCTAAAATGCACCTGTGttactgtaaagcactttggtttCAAGTATTTGTTGTGTGGTTAAGTCCGCTGCCTCTGAAACCACATTATGTAATTCATGACTCACTCTTGCTGGGTTATTGCCCTCCAGACTATCATAGGACTGTCCATTATAATACTATGCTGTTCAGCAACATTGTCCAAACCACACTCTgatcagatctgtgtgtgttttgaagccAGTAAAGAAGCCTGATGGAGGTGTTAGATATTCTGTGCTAACACTGAACAGTTTTTAAGTTGAATTGTTGCTTCTAATtatttggccacttgggggcagaaCTCAAGCTGAAAATCACACATGATGATCCGTTGTGTGCCTTGAAAGTTGACTCTTTATACATTcggcagacacagagaaacactgacgtTCATTTTTGACTCCTCTTTCTGACCACCTGAGAGGCAAGCAAGTTGGTGCCGGCCAAGTAGTGTGCGGTCTATTGagatttttctctgaaaactgCTTCCTCCTGCTACTGGAGATGTTACAGTGAAGGCTGATAATTCTGGGTGATGATTCTCTTTGGGTTTATCACTTACTCAGTGGATGAAATTTGATTTGTCATGTAGCTGGCACATTAAGTGACCTAAGGGGTTGGTCACCCCGTCAAAGATGTTCTCTGCCATCAGATGCGAGTGGCCGTCTTGATTTTTCTCTGATCGTTCACTGACTCCTGGTCAATGACCTCTGACCCATTCCCTGTCAATGCTGTGATCAGTTTTGGTCTGGTATTCACAGAAAGCTAACAGACATCAGTGTGTCATTCAGTCTAATGTCCAGAGTCTTTGTCTTTTCACCGATGTAGTCTCTGTGACAATCATTGATGAAACCTCCCTAAAAAAgccagtaagtggaccttgaggtAAGCTTTCTTTGTCACTCTACTGCTTTTAAGGTCAATAATTATCTTTCATCTTTGCAAATGTCTTTTATTAGATGTCATTATATGCAGATGATGGAGTGTTTTATTAAAGAGACCTCAACAGTCAATCTGCAGCTGTGTAAAGAAGCTAAACCAGGTGTGTGTTCTGTACTCACCTCTCTGGTGAACAACATGGCAGTGTCATAGTGCTCTGGGTGCCTCTGGCTCGGTGAATTGAAGAGCTGCTGCCAGGAGCAGAAGTTCCTCAGAGCCACGCCTCCGTTGCTAGAGACATCCGGGCCAacctcctcgtcctccaccACCAACATTTTCACCAACACGATGTTTACTGAGTTCTTAATGCTGGGGTGCTTGTAAAGTTGGGCAGCCATCGACATCAGGGTCAGAATATAGTGCTGTGgtggaggagaaacaaaaaaacttgtAAGAACGTGATCTTCTTTGGGCAAGGCTTTTGAAAACTTGgacaacacaaagacacagtgtAAAATCAGCTCACATGCTTCACTCAGTCTGgttcacacacaccacctcgtgttttttattactttaattgGCTAATTAAAGAACATAGTGACTTTAATTGGCTAATCTACGTCACACCTTTATGTGTGTGAAGgtcttctttttcactttgatgATTATCAATATGTGACGGCAAGAAATTGAAAACAttcaattaaacaaaaacagttttatgCAATTACTGCAAGCTGCTATTCTACAATGTAGCAGAAGGGCACCGATAAAACTGACTCCCAAACTAACTGTGTGTGCAGAATTACTGACGGTGAGAAATTTCTGTATATTCCTAACTGTTGCTATCTACAGTAGGGGAAATGAACAGTTCTCTCCTCCAAGAAGTTGGCCAGGAGTCTCCTCCCGGCCCAATAAACTGTCTGCTGCCTTtaaagaggatgagaggagcaGATGCGATTGGTCTTTATGGAAGTCTGACACCACCTGTATTTCTCCCGCTAATGTACAGTAGTGGTCCACTTCACTAGGACTGCATATTAAGAGCTTCAAAATTACAAACATTTGTTGGACAAACTTGTGTATTTGTATCTCCCTCTAAGTGAAGAATTCAGTCTATTAAGTTTTATCAACTCTAAGCAGGTGCCCCCAGatagtttttcttctttatccATGATTGCATCatgggaggaagggagggttTTCCACAGCGCTGTCATGGTGTTGTGTTTTAGTGGAGAGCTGGATTGTGCCATGATGTGTATTAGAAAGTCTTCCATCAAGTACTTTTTTCTAGGGTGGGTTGATATTCCCACATAAAAAGTTTTTCCAcacatgctgtacacacacccacagagccACATGTTGATTTCTGACCTCTAGATCTCTAAAACCACCCCTGCTCACAGAAAACCAGGGTAAACTGAATGAAATATCTGATTTATAATGAAAAGCCAATATAAACCTTGTTTGTCAGTCTAGCCTTTGTCCACTTCATTCTGGTGTCTGGTTGCATTTACTTACGtacttacttttttttctattgtggCATAAGGCAGTGGGTTTGGCAGCTGAGGAGCTTGTTAAGCACAAACAGACAAGAATTTGGCCCAAGACTGTGGCAGGATCATGGATTGTCCTATTTTAGTTTAAATACGTCTTTAGTTTAGTTCCAGATTGAAACAGGCCTGATATTAGGTATCGATGAGGATTTCAAGAGTTCttttttcatataatttcaCCATCCATCATTTTAAATTTTGGATGTTTTATATGATGAACACCAGGAAATGGTCCGTTTAATGATTCCAGGACACTGAgtaaaggcagacagagaatAGAGTGTAAGCCTTGTGAATCTTCCTTGGATGATGCTGGACCTCTGCTGCCAAGTCGTGACCAAGTCCTGAGGAATGTGGTTCAGCATTGCTTGCATTTCTGTTGCCTGACCTCTTTCAGTGGAAAACAGGGAGCCCACCGATTTCCTCCCAAGCTCCCTCAGTgccaaaacatgttttatgaagcaacacagaaaaacaaatcccTGTCACCAATGTGTCTACGCTGTGAATCTTTGCAAACAGGATGGGGGAGTAAAGGAAAAAGGATGACGTCTTCGGCGGTGTGTTTATGGGACTAATCTGCTAAATTAAACTCTGGTTTGTTTGGGCTCCTATCAACAGTGTGTGCAGGAAAGAATGAGTTCATCGTGTCTGACCTTTATATCATCTCCATAGAAGTGGGTCATGGTCGAGTCTGCTACCACCAGGGTCTCTATGAACCGTGGCGCGGAAACAAAGCGTCTCCGGCGAGGTTCCCTCTGTGCGTCACTGTCGCCGTGCGTAAAACTTTCCCCATTGTGCCTCTCTGCTCGGCTCTCCGCCGCCGCGTGATCAAACAGGAGGGGAACACCGCGGCTTTTGATGAATGTCCTCCTCTTGATGACATGCAGCTGCTCCGCAGAGTCTGGCCCCAGGCCGTCGCGAACTTTGGGCTCAATTAAATACTCTTCCCCCTCCGTTATGAAGGAGCCAAAGATGCCAGAGCACAAACTGACAGATACAACCGAGTTCTGATCGTGGTCTACGTTCCCCGAGTAAAAGCAGCTCCTCAGTTGtccttcactctcctctgtCTGGTTCATAATATTCTGGATATCCGCGACAGGTTGGGCACCTGAAGCGCTGCGTAAAGCGCCGATATCTCTGGCTCTGATGCGCTGGATGGTGAAGGAAGGTGCGATAAAGCTGGTATCTGGAATAAGATTTAGGGTCAAGTCCTTGCCAAACGCACTGAGAATAAATCTCGGCTGTTCTTCGCTTCTTTTCCAAAAGCGACCGCTGATTCTTCCGTTTATCCGAACAGGTACAACATCCTCTGATTCAAGTGGTGTGGGGAGCGCCGCGTTAATTACGCACAGGAGTaaaaagatcacacacacagtggaacaCATCTTCTTCAATGGAAAGTAACCTTTGGAGTGGTAAAAGTAAAGAATCTATTTGAATTATTGTCCGTTATCTCTGGTAGTGGCGCGTCCTCTCCAATCGAAAGAGCATCTGAGATCAAATCAGAGATCTTTTCAAATTCAAAGTGACTTTCCAGTGCTGTAGAGCCAGTCTTGGTCAAGGTATGTCTGATATTTAATTTCAGTCTGTCTGAGCTGTCGTTTCTAATTCCTTAACCAAGCTAAGTCTTGTTGTACCACTCACCACCACAGCTGCAGTCTGGACACATCGGTGCTATTTATACTTTCTGCTCTTCCCTGGACATGAGGGGGTTTATTTTTGATATCCTCCGTTGCTGGAAATTCTCCTCCCACTCGCACTTCATGAGACACTCGCGGATAAAATGGATCCAATGAGAATGGGCCGACACTCCTCCCTTCTGAAACAGCTTGACAACCGTGCTTCTATTATTAACGCAGCGTGCTATATGGCAGCAGCAGGACATCTATACTACGCATAGCTGGAAGTCCGCCACCCGAGTTATTTCGGAGCCGTGTGTGAGTGGcaggcccccacagagccccgAGCGCCCCCAAGGCCGATCTGCTTTATCCCCGCACAAAAGACCACCGCCAGAAAGAGAACGACGCTGAGTGTGCTTGGAGCTGCCTGCCACCACGAAAACTGAGAAATGTTGTATCACACACTGGAGGAACAATATCACCACTGAATCACGAGTTTCTGCACCATGCGGGGCTCTGCAGAGAAACTTTtatctaaaatgttaaaatgttaaaattaaacATACATGACTCAAATGAAccaagtaaaaaacaaacaaaaacaaagaacacaatatgtctgattttaaaattctattcatatatattcattAACATTCATGTCCAGCATCGTAAAGGCTGCGTATAGAAGCAT
The Pempheris klunzingeri isolate RE-2024b chromosome 4, fPemKlu1.hap1, whole genome shotgun sequence genome window above contains:
- the LOC139199649 gene encoding A disintegrin and metalloproteinase with thrombospondin motifs 8-like — its product is MCSTVCVIFLLLCVINAALPTPLESEDVVPVRINGRISGRFWKRSEEQPRFILSAFGKDLTLNLIPDTSFIAPSFTIQRIRARDIGALRSASGAQPVADIQNIMNQTEESEGQLRSCFYSGNVDHDQNSVVSVSLCSGIFGSFITEGEEYLIEPKVRDGLGPDSAEQLHVIKRRTFIKSRGVPLLFDHAAAESRAERHNGESFTHGDSDAQREPRRRRFVSAPRFIETLVVADSTMTHFYGDDIKHYILTLMSMAAQLYKHPSIKNSVNIVLVKMLVVEDEEVGPDVSSNGGVALRNFCSWQQLFNSPSQRHPEHYDTAMLFTREDICGQKSCDTLGVADVGTMCDPKRSCSVIEDNGLQAAFTAAHELGHVLSMPHDDSKTCERLFGDQGGHYLMAPLFVSLNKTAPWSPCSALYITEFFDNGHGDCLLDVPESTMPLPRELPGTKYGLDQQCQQIFGEEFVHCPNTSDSDICSQLWCQEDGMPQCSTKNGSLPWADGTPCGLNGTCLHGACMSTQEVMKPLVVVDGGWSSWGPWQQCSRTCGGGVEFSYRECTDPVPQNGGKYCEGQRAQYQSCNTEPCDNNEGKSFREEQCEKYNSPNYLDYNGNMKQWIPKYAGVSPRDRCKLFCRARGSSEFKVFESKVIDGTTCGPDTTSVCVQGQCVKAGCDQVIGSNKRVDKCGECGGSGLSCRKITGSYNKATYGYSDIVTIPVGATNIDIKQRSHRGIKHDGNYLAIKRESGSYILNGNFSVSTVEQDIPVQGAVLKYSGSSTTLERIQSFRQLKESITIQLLATAGDINPPKVKYTFFIPRDVTFNKSKEKKSSSPSLHVIHPFGVPDWVLGEWSECSKSCGSGWSRRNVECRDKAGFLSSLCDKDLKPVDIRPCADLPCPIWQMGPWSTCSRTCGQGERRRSVFCIDYTGKTVEPEKCDPNKMPEPVSGQCLNQECL